The Thermodesulfobacteriota bacterium region TCGGGGATCGCCTTTAACCTGGGGTATGTTTTTATCTAAATCCAGAACCAGTTCAATATTGTTCATATCAAGGGTGTGCTTCACAACCTTGATTATATCTTCAATACTGTGGTTCAAATCAGAGTACTCAGCGTCCCCTTCTCCCTGGCGGGCAAAGCTTAAGAGATTTTCTACAACCTGTTTGCAATGGAGCCCCTGTCTTTCTATGGTTTTCAGGTCTTCATATTCCTGACTGTTCTCATCTGTCTTTTCAAGCAAAAGATCGGAGAAGCCCAATATAACCCCCAGAGGGTTATTGATTTCATGGGCAACGCCAGCCGCTAATGTACCCATAGATGCCAATTTTTCGGTATTGATGAGCTGCCTTTCCAATTGTTTATTTTCTGTAATATCCCTGGCAATACATAAGACAGAAGATACCTTGCCTTCTTCATTCTTTAAGGGCATGAAATTGGCACTGATCCATGTCTGGTGTTCTCCCAATGTTAACATGAAGTCATCACGAACGCTCTTCTCGAATCTATAGACCAGTCTTATCAATTTAAGCTGCCTTTCAGCAATTTCCTCAGAAAATAGGACAGAAAGCTTCCTGCCCAGGAAATCTTCAGGGCAGCCCCCGAAGAAATTGGCAGTAAAGCTGTTCATGGACTGAAAATGGCCTTCAGAATCTACCGTAAAGATAAAGTCCTCGGCGCTTTCTACCAGAGAACGGTATTTTTCTTCTGACCTTTTGAGTTCCCAGGTTTGATTGTTAACCTCCTGCTCCAGGGTGCGAGACCAGCGTATTTCAAAAAACAGGATCGTGACAGCACCCAGTACAATTGCCACAATGATTATTCCCTGCAACAGAAAGTGCCGCAGATAGCCTGAATAAATTGCCTCTTCAACCTCTGTTATGGGTGCTACTACGGCTACATACCAGTTTTGAGGCGGATTATCTGAAATAATTACGGGGGAGTAAGCAATCAGTTTCTTTATCTCTCCGGTAATTCCCCGATGCCAACCGGAAACATACCAGCCTATGCCCTCCAGACCTTTGAGCATCCTTTCTTTCTGAATAAAGTTGATCTTTCCGTAGTAAATACTTGCATCCCGCTCTTTACGAACCTTGAAGGCATCCTTGCCTACAAACTTTGTCTCGGGATGAAAGAGGAAAATCCCGTTGTTATCAATAATCCAGGCATATCCTGTCTTTCCGGAGCGCACATTTTTCAAAAAGGGGGTCAGGAACCATGAGACATTGACATGAAAAAGAAGCAGTCTTTTATAAGCGTCTGCCAGGGGTACAGCCAATTGCAAACCTATCCCGGAAGAGTCAGTCCGGGGAGGGGAAACCCAGACCCCTTTATTCTTTCCAGTATTCGGTTGCTGCCCATTATTCAGTCCCTGGTCGGATGCCTGATTTAATGTCCAATGTCTATGAGGTGTATATATTTGGGTCTTTTTGTTGTCCAGGTCCACAACATCAATTCTCCAAACGCCACCCTCTAAGACACGGGAAAGACTCTTCTGGATAGTTTCATACTGCCTGTAAGGGGTTGGATGACCATCAGAGATATCCTTACCAAGGAGAACAAGCTCTTTTTTTAAAAACTCCATCTCCTTTCCGATCAAATTGGAGATATTGCGGGCAATAACCAGTTGTTCTTCATTGAACTGTTTCCCCACTACTTCTCTCATCTCCCTGCCCGACCAGAGCCCCAGAGCGATACCGGCTGTCAGAAAGGCAGTAGCACTCAGGCAGACAATGAGAACAACCTTTTTGTTAATTCCAGGGCGTTTTTCTTGAGTCATTTTCACCCTCCTGATTCCTAAGCAGTTACAGTGTTTCTCAAGTTGTAATTTCCTATCAGAAAATTCTTTGCCAATGCCTCAACACTGGCTTCATTATTCATCAACATATCCATCTGGCGGGTGAACTGGAGCAGTCGTCCAATCACGTCCAGTTTATCTTCAATAAGAGACATCTCGTGTTTTTGGTAACGGGCGTCTACCCGGTCTCCGGTGACCTCAACTGTAAAATCAAGTGATTGAAAGATTATAGCAATAGCCCGGACACGTCTGTTTCTGCGGATATCGTCGGCAGCACCACCCTTGAAAGAGAATGTTATATAATTCATGCTAGGTGTCGGACTACAGTAGGAATCCAGTATGCTGTAATGGTAGCCCACGCGGGAGCTAAAATTTAGATATTTGTCAGAAATAATGGCATAGCTGCGATCACCGAACCTTTCTGCTTTAGAAGGAGGGGAGAGCATCTGCTCTCTCATAACAGATAAAAAGCCTTTAAACTCCACAGGGCGTAATTGACTTTTCTGAAAATCTTCATGCATTATTCCTCTAAGGAGGGCATTGAAGGGAATCGAAGCAATCTTATCAGGAGGTACACTTTTGAGATGCACGTTGGTTTCCGTTAGACCACCTCCCAAATCAATAACATACAGGTCGAGCGGAACGAAGTCCTTTAATTTAAAAGCTACTCCCTTTTTGTCAGACACAAAATCGCTGAGTTGAAACATCTCAGTATATGAGAATTCATGTACCATCCGGCTGATATCGTGAAGGGACTGACAAAATGAGGGAGTGAAGTTGGGTGACTTGGGGTCCAGAAGATGCAAAGGTATAATCCAATCACTGACCCCCCTCAGAACCCTGTATACCGGTGTATCCTTCATGGGGCATTCACAGGCATTCTGGAAGGACTCTAATTCAGGGACTATTCCCTGATATACCCTTCCTGAATAGGCATCCACGGTGACTTCCATACCGGTGGGGATAGTGGCTGTGGCTACCCTGGCATTCACGATGGCAGGCACCGAGAACTCCCTTGCAAGAGATGCCATATGTCCTGCTATATTTCCCAGATCGGTGATGATCGCCCTGGTTTTGTTCATGACCATAACAAACTTCGGGGATGAGTGCCTGGCCACCAGAACCGCCCCATCAGGGAAATTCAACAGATCTTGATCTGAAGCTACATGAAATGCCGGTCCGAAACCTACCCCTGCAGAGGCTGTTCCCCCTTTTTCGATTAGGAGGGGGTATGCTGTCAAGACAGGGGTGAGGGGATAGCCTTTTCCATAGTCTTCTACGCGGAGGGGGCGGCTTTGCAGGATAAAGAGACGTCCGTACCTGTCGAGGGCCCACTCGATATCCTGGGGGGACCCATAGTGTTCCTCAAGTTTGAGGGCGTAGGCGGCAAGAATATCAATCTCTTCCTGTGATAGGCAAGGTTTATCCTGAAACTTATCTTCCACAGGAACTTCCATCAAACCCCCATCGGGCTTACTGACCAACTTAACTGTCTTGTGGGAGATCTCGGCTGCTATTGTTTGTCGGTTTTTGTCTACCGTGTAATTGTCCGGTGTGATAACCCCATCCACGGCATAGGGACCCAGCCCCCATACCGCTGTAATGATTGTATTCTCTTCAAACAAGTTTAATGGATTTCGCGAATACATTACGCCGCTGGCTGCAGATTCTACCATTTCAAGGCAGGCGACACTCATGGCGACATCTTCGTCCCTTATCCCTTTGTTGAGGCGATAGGCAATCGCCCGAGGAGAATAGAGACTGGCTACGATTTCCTTATATGCTTGAATGATTTGCTCCGAGGGTACGTTTAGTTTGGATAAGTATTGGCCAGCGTAGGAAAGCTCACTGTCCTCTCCGATCGCGCTGCTACGCATGGATACTCTTATTCCGCAGTCTTCAGAAAGTTTTGCATATGCCAGGAGGATGGCATCTTCCAGTTCAGCAGGAACCCGGGCTGAGGTAATTAACTGCTGGATATCCTCACTGGTAGTATTAATGGTTTCCGGATTATCAGGGTCAATTTCCACCTTTTTTTTGCTGATCTCATCAAAGAGTTCGTTGGATACCATAAAAGACTCGAATGCCCGTGTCGTGATAGCAAACCCTCTGGGTATGGGAAGATGCACCCTGTTATGTATCTCACCCAGGTTGGCATTTTTCCCCCCCACCCAGTCCACCATCTCCGCATTAATCTGAACGTAAGGTAAAATCAATTCTGTCGGTGGAATCTCCTTTCTCTTGCCCAAAACCTCTTTGATTTTCAGGTTAATCTTTTCGAGGATATCAAAAAGCAGGGTATAACGGTGACCCGAGAGGTCATCCAGGTTTTTAACCATACGAAGGGTATGAAAAACAGCCTGGTCAGCCCGGGATCTTACATACGACATACCGAAGATCTCCTGTCCCTGGAGTCTCTCCTCTATATCGCTTATTACCGTCAAAAATTTGGCATTTGAGTCCAGCAACATCTTGAAACAGGAATATTTAAATCGAAAGAGATTGGACAGGGTATCAGGAGAGAAGGTGTCCTTGTTTGGTTTTTTTCTTCTAAAAAGGTTAAAAACAGCGGGCTTAAGCCCGCTGTTGATCCCACTGTTGAGCCTGCTGTTGAGTTTCCTCAAATAGTTTCCGTAGGTAGGCATCTCTACCCCTTCCTGCAACAGCGGGCTTAAGCCCGCTGTTGTGCCTCTTCGAGCAGTTTCCTTATGTAGGCATCCTCTACCTTGACCAAGAGATCCTTAACATTGCAGGGCTTAACCACATAGTCATATGCTCCCAATCTCATACCCTCAATACCTGCTTCCACAGAACCATGTCCGGTCAGCAGGATAACCTCTACAAGCGGAGCGATCTTCTTGATCTGCCTCAGGGTTTCTATGCCATCCATCCCGGGCATCTTGATGTCAAGAACGGCAACATCGAAAGACCTTTCTCTGATCAGTTCTATTGCCTCGTTACCGCTGCCAACATCAGCAACATCTACATTTCTTTTTTTTAACCTGCTGGCCAGAGTCGTTCTGAAATCTTCTTCATCATCTACCAGTAACAAACGGATAGTTTCCATATCTAAATCTTTCTGTATGGTTCTTCTCCCATTTAGTTGCAAAAAAGGATTCAAGGGTTCAAGGGTTTGTTTTCCAATGATTTTATAAGTCCGTCTCTGGCGGATCCTTTCCACCTCTGCTATATCTTTCTGTACCTTCTTTATCTGTGACGTCAGACTGTATTTTTCTTCTTTTCACTCGAATCCTCGACTCCTTACCCACTTAAATCCTTGATAATGGAATATAGGTCATTCATGATCTTTTCCCTCTGGCTGCTTATGGAGGCATCGTCCAGCATAATCATGTCTAACTGACGGGTGTGTATGATCAGGTAACCTATGATTCTGAGTCTCTCTTTCA contains the following coding sequences:
- a CDS encoding ATP-binding protein; translated protein: MTQEKRPGINKKVVLIVCLSATAFLTAGIALGLWSGREMREVVGKQFNEEQLVIARNISNLIGKEMEFLKKELVLLGKDISDGHPTPYRQYETIQKSLSRVLEGGVWRIDVVDLDNKKTQIYTPHRHWTLNQASDQGLNNGQQPNTGKNKGVWVSPPRTDSSGIGLQLAVPLADAYKRLLLFHVNVSWFLTPFLKNVRSGKTGYAWIIDNNGIFLFHPETKFVGKDAFKVRKERDASIYYGKINFIQKERMLKGLEGIGWYVSGWHRGITGEIKKLIAYSPVIISDNPPQNWYVAVVAPITEVEEAIYSGYLRHFLLQGIIIVAIVLGAVTILFFEIRWSRTLEQEVNNQTWELKRSEEKYRSLVESAEDFIFTVDSEGHFQSMNSFTANFFGGCPEDFLGRKLSVLFSEEIAERQLKLIRLVYRFEKSVRDDFMLTLGEHQTWISANFMPLKNEEGKVSSVLCIARDITENKQLERQLINTEKLASMGTLAAGVAHEINNPLGVILGFSDLLLEKTDENSQEYEDLKTIERQGLHCKQVVENLLSFARQGEGDAEYSDLNHSIEDIIKVVKHTLDMNNIELVLDLDKNIPQVKGDPRQLQQVFLNLINNAAAAMNGRGMLNIRTSMEKGSRKAIVQFQDDGVGINEKDIDHIFDPFFTTKPEGEGTGLGLFVSYGIITKYGGTINCLSHTADSSGKPRGTVFTIKLPIKTQEV
- a CDS encoding PEP/pyruvate-binding domain-containing protein; its protein translation is MPTYGNYLRKLNSRLNSGINSGLKPAVFNLFRRKKPNKDTFSPDTLSNLFRFKYSCFKMLLDSNAKFLTVISDIEERLQGQEIFGMSYVRSRADQAVFHTLRMVKNLDDLSGHRYTLLFDILEKINLKIKEVLGKRKEIPPTELILPYVQINAEMVDWVGGKNANLGEIHNRVHLPIPRGFAITTRAFESFMVSNELFDEISKKKVEIDPDNPETINTTSEDIQQLITSARVPAELEDAILLAYAKLSEDCGIRVSMRSSAIGEDSELSYAGQYLSKLNVPSEQIIQAYKEIVASLYSPRAIAYRLNKGIRDEDVAMSVACLEMVESAASGVMYSRNPLNLFEENTIITAVWGLGPYAVDGVITPDNYTVDKNRQTIAAEISHKTVKLVSKPDGGLMEVPVEDKFQDKPCLSQEEIDILAAYALKLEEHYGSPQDIEWALDRYGRLFILQSRPLRVEDYGKGYPLTPVLTAYPLLIEKGGTASAGVGFGPAFHVASDQDLLNFPDGAVLVARHSSPKFVMVMNKTRAIITDLGNIAGHMASLAREFSVPAIVNARVATATIPTGMEVTVDAYSGRVYQGIVPELESFQNACECPMKDTPVYRVLRGVSDWIIPLHLLDPKSPNFTPSFCQSLHDISRMVHEFSYTEMFQLSDFVSDKKGVAFKLKDFVPLDLYVIDLGGGLTETNVHLKSVPPDKIASIPFNALLRGIMHEDFQKSQLRPVEFKGFLSVMREQMLSPPSKAERFGDRSYAIISDKYLNFSSRVGYHYSILDSYCSPTPSMNYITFSFKGGAADDIRRNRRVRAIAIIFQSLDFTVEVTGDRVDARYQKHEMSLIEDKLDVIGRLLQFTRQMDMLMNNEASVEALAKNFLIGNYNLRNTVTA
- a CDS encoding response regulator, with translation METIRLLLVDDEEDFRTTLASRLKKRNVDVADVGSGNEAIELIRERSFDVAVLDIKMPGMDGIETLRQIKKIAPLVEVILLTGHGSVEAGIEGMRLGAYDYVVKPCNVKDLLVKVEDAYIRKLLEEAQQRA